Part of the Gordonia crocea genome is shown below.
CGAAGCCCAGGCGCGTGCCCCACCCCGACGAGGCAACGGCCGTGCGCCACGTTCCCCGCGAGGGTGCGCGCCCCGGCCGGGTGGCCGGACCGCGGCGCCACCACATCAGGTATCCGCGCACGATGACGGTGGTCAGCGCGGCGGCGAGGATGACCAGTGCCAGCGCGCTGACCCAGCCGAACAAGATGCCCATGTGCAGCTGGATCGCCCAGTCGGTCAGCTTCGCCGGCCAGGACCAGCTGGCGAACGGCAGCTCGGCGGTGACCGCCAGGGTCGTCGGGTCGATGGCGACGGCGTTCGACGAGTAGCGCCAGGGTAGTCGGGTCTGGGTGACCGTGACCGCGTCTGACGGATCGGTGGGCAGGGAGATTTCGACGCGGCCGTCGACGCCGTGATCGCGCGCGATAGTGGTGATCGCGTCGAGCCGGTCCTCGACGATGGTCGGGGCAGAAGGGGTGGGCGCAGAAGGGGTGGGCGCCTCCCCACCGGGGTGGGCGCCGGTGTGGTGCTGGTGGGCCACCGGCAGGACGGTCGGCAGGCTCGGGCGCTGCCAGCTCAATTGGCTGCGCAATTCGGCGATGTTCTCCCCGGCGTAGCGCGACCACGTCAGGCCGGTGGCCGAGAGGAACACCAGTCCGACGACGAGCCACAACCCGACCGCACCGTGCCAGTTCAGCGTCCGGGTGCGCCGTGTGCCCGATCGCGCGACGGTGCCCACGCGCCACCAGGATTCGCCGGTGTTGCGCCGACGGGTGCGAAAGCGTGCGATCCACAGGACCAGTCCGCCCAGCGCCACCACCCACAGCCACGAGGCGGCCGTCTCGCTGTAGAGGCGCCCGGCGTCGCCGAGGTGCAGGTCGCGGTGCAGGTGGTCGATCCACGTCCGCAGCGGCAGGGCGCCGTTGCTGCCGTAGGTGACGGTCTCGCCGAGGATCCGTGCGCTACCCGGGTCGACGAAGACGGTCCGCCGCTGCGAGTCGCCCAGCGAATCGTCGGCGAGGTAGACGCGGGTGGTCTGGCCGGGTGCCGCGGCGGCGTCGACCGCGGTGACCGTCACCGCGTCGTGTGTCGCACGGACGGCCGCGACCTGGTCGGCGATGGTGTGCGGCGGGCCGGCGGAGTCGCTGTGCAACAGGTCGCGGTAGACGAACTGTTCGGCGGTGGGGGCGAGGGCGTACAGGCCGCCGCTGACGGTGGCGACGAGCAGGAACGGGGCGATGAGGATGCCGGCGTAGAAATGCAGCCGGCGGATCAAGGGCAGCAGGGGACGGAACACGGGGACGGCTCGATTCGGGTGGTGCGCACCGTCGACCGGCCGCGGGCGCGCGGCCCGGGCGGAGAGGTGTGCAGACGGTTAGGGGCTGACGGCGGCCAGCGCCGGCGGTCCCCGTCGAATGGGTCGGGCAACGGCGTCCAGCGTTGCGACCAGCGGTGAATCAGAGCAGACGACGGCCCACGGGCGCGGCGCGGGCGCCGGGCCGGGGGAGTCGGTCCGGTGCAGGGCGTGCAGCAGGCCCAGGGCGTGCGCGGCGGCGCGTTCGGCGGCTTCGACGACGACCATCCCGACGGCGAGGGCCACGGCGTGGGCGCCGATCATCGTCGGGGACGGCAGCCCCATGGGGTGGGCGGCGCCGATCGTCAGGGTCAGGTGGCCGAGGACCTGTGCGGCGGCGAGCAGGGCCCCGAGCTGCCACGAGCGGGCGCGGTGGCCGCCGGCGGCCGCGCCGCCCCCGGCACAGCCGAGGACGAGCAGGGTGAGCAGGCCGATCCCGGGGGTGTCCGACGGCATGGCGGCCAGGTGCCCGCCGAGCGCGAGGAAGGCCGCGAGGCTCCCGACGGTCAGGCCGCGCACCGTGCGCAGGACCGCACCGGTCTGCGGGGCTGCGACGGCGAGCATGCGCTGAGTCTAACGGCGGACCTCCGCCGCGCCGGGCTCAGTGCAGCAGCAGGAGCCAGATCGCGGTGTAGTGGGCGATGGCGGCCACCACGGTGCACGCGTGGAAGAACTCGTGGTGGCCGAAGGTCTGCGGCCACGGGTTGGGCCAGCGCAGCGCGTAGAGGACGCCGCCCACGCTGTAGAGGACCCCGCCGAGGACCAACAGTGAGATGACCAGCCCGCCGGAGTATTCGATCAGCGTGGAGGCTTTGGCGACGATGACCCAGCCCAGGCCGATGTAGAGGGCGACGCCGAGCCACCGTGGGGCCTGGGGCCAGGCGATCTTGAGCACCATGCCGGCGATCGCCCCGCTCCAGACGATGCCCAGCACCCACCAGCGCGTCGGTGACGGCAGGGCGAGGTAGGAGAACGGCGTGTAGGAGCCGGCGATGAACAAGAAGATCATCGAGTGGTCGGCCCGCTTCATGAGCATGGCCGCGCGCTCGGATCCCCACTTGTGCCGGTGGTAGGTGGCGCTGATCGTGAAGAGTCCGAACACGGTGATCCCGTAGATCGCACATGCCAGCGCGGCGCCGACCCCCTTGAGTTGGGCGGCACCGATGACGATGGCGGCGACGGCGAGCGTCGAGATCCACGCGCTGTATTGGTGGATCACCCCGCGCATACGCGGCTTCGACTCGAGGTGAGCCGGCGTCGGGATTTCGGTAACCATAAACCTACGGTACCGTAAGTTACTGACGCGTTCGCCACTTTCGTGTTCGGCGCCACTCTCGCCCCGCGTACTCTGAAGGACGATGAAACTCATTCCCGACACGCTGCGTACCCCGATGTACGCGGTCTATGAGCGACGGCTCGCGCAGCTGTTGGACCGGGAGCGCCTGCCCAAGCATGTGGCGATCATCTGCGACGGCAACCGCCGGTGGGCGCGCGAGGCGGGGTTCGAGGACGTCAGCCACGGGCACCGCGTCGGCGCGGCGCGCATCGCGGACATGCTGTCCTGGTGCGACGAACTCGGGATCGGCACCGTCACCATCTACCTGCTCTCGACCGAGAATCTGCAGCGCCCGTCGGAGGAACTCGACGCGCTGATGGAGATCGTCCCCGACATCGTCGACGAGATCTCCGCGCCCGGGCGCGGCTGGCGGGTCCGCCTCGTCGGCAACATCGACCAACTGCCCGCCGTCGCCGCGCAGCGGCTCAAGGCCGCCGCCGACCGGACCGTGCGCCACGACGACCGGCTCAACGTCAACGTCGCCGTCGGGTACGGCGGTCGACAGGAGATCGTCGACGCGGTGCGCGACCTGCTGGCCGAGCGCATTGCCGGCGGCGCGTCGGGCGACGAGTTGATCGAGGCGGTTACCGTCGACGCGATCGACCGGAACCTCTACACGAAGGGTCAGCCCGACCCCGACCTGGTCATCCGCACCTCGGGGGAGCAGCGCCTCTCCGGGTTCCTGCTCTGGCAGAGCGCGTATTCGGAGATCTGGTTCACCGACGCCTACTGGCCCGAGTTCCGTCGGGTCGATTTCTTGCGCGCGCTGCGCGACTTCGGCGCGCGGAATCGCCGATTTGGCCGTTAACCGGGAATCGGCTGGTCGTGGCCTAGATTAGGGTTATGTACGACGATGCGTGCGAGGCTGCGGCCGACCTCGGCGATTTCGAGTTTGAGCGGAAGTTCCTGCTGCGCGAATTGCCCGCGGAGGCGGCCGCCGACCCCAGCCCGACGTTGATCGTGCAGGCCTACGTCTTCGCCGACGACGGGTTCGCCGTGCGGGTGCGCATCAGCGGTCCCGCCGGTCGGCTCGACCTGGACCGGCCGCCGCGCGACCTCGCGCAGGCGCTGACCGACCGCGACGACTCGCTGGGCACCCTCGGGGCGAAGGGTCCGGCGGTGTCGGGGACGCGGTATGAGGCCGAACGGCAGATCGACCCGTTGGTCGCCGGGTCCATCGCGGCCCGGTCGGAGGCGTTGATCGCCAAGGTCCGCTATTCGATGTGGATGGGCGAGGACGGCTGGGTGGTCGACCGGTTCCTGGCCGACAACGCGCCGCTGCTCGTCGGGGAGGTGGAGCGGGCCCGCCCGGTCACCGACCTGGCGATCCCGGACTTCTGCGTCACCGAGGTGTCCGAGGATTCCCGCTTCGGCAACGAATACCTGGCCTACCACCCGTTCCCGACGTGGGCGGCCGAGTTCGCCGATGAGTACCGGATTCTCGGTCCCGGGTTTATGCAGTCGCTGGGGGAGAACCGCTTCGACGGTTAGGTCGGCCAGGAGCTAGCCGGTGCGTGCGGTTAGTGCGGTGTCGAGATAGTCGATCAGCGGTGTCTGGTCGGTCGCGGTCATCCATCGGCGATAGCCGTATTCGACGACGGCCAGGACGGTGGCCACCAGTACGCCGGCGTGCCAATCGTCGGCTCCCCGCCCCAAACGGTGGGCGGCGATGGCGATCAAGGCGTCCCGGTCGTTGTCGGTGATCAGGTGGACCCGGTCAAGGATGTCGGGTGCGCCGGTGATGATGGTGCGCCAGCGCCTGGCCTCGAGGTCATTCATGGCCTGGGTCTGGTCGCGAATTGCGGTGATCAAGTCATCCTCGGGGGTCGAGGCGTCGATGTCGGCGAAACGCTCGACAATCGCTGCGCTACTCGCCCGGATGGGGCCCAACACCAGGTCCTCCTTTGAGGGAACATGCCGATAGTAGGTACTAGGCGAGACGCCGGCCGCCTCGGCGATCTGGTCGGTTGTCACCGAGCGATACCCGTTCTCGGCGAAAAGCTGCAGCGCTGCGGAGTCGATGCTGCGGCGCACTTCGGTGCGCCTTCGTGAGCGCAGTGGTGAGGTCACGGTGTCAGATTGTCAGATTGTGGCAGCGGGGTCCAATGTGATAGTAACTCTCATATGGAGAGTAACTACCAATTCGATGTTGTCGTCGTCGGTTCTGGTGCCGCGGGGATGACCGCCGCCATCACTGCCGCGCGCGGCGGTCTTGAAGTCGTTCTCGTCGAAAAGTCGGAACGGTGGGGCGGGTCAACCGCGCGCTCCGGGGGCGGGATCTGGATACCCGGCAACGATGATCTGCTCGGTCATGCCGGTGCCGATGACATCGAGGACGCGCGTCGGTATCTGCACGCACTGGCCGACGACGTGGTCGATCCGCTACGGATCGACACCTACATCGATCGCGGCCCGGAGGCTTTGCGAGCACTGTGCTCGTGGACGCCGCTCAAGCTGATGTGGGTTGACGGCTATTCCGACTACCTGCCCGAACTCCCCGGCGGCCGCGCGGCGGGTCGGTCAGTGGAACCGAAGCCGTTTGACACCAGGGTGTTGGGCGCGGACTACGAAACAATGGAACCCTTCTACACCAAGACGCCGCTCAACGTTGTTGTCGCGCAAGGTGATTACAAGTGGCTGAGCACTGGGACGCGACACTGGCGAGGACCGGTACGAATGACCAAAGTGGCGGCCCGGACCGTGCTGGCACGGCTGCGCGGGAAGCGGCTCGTCGGGTTGGGTGGAGCGCTCGTCGGTCCATTGATGATCGGCGTGCGTGCTGCTGGCGTCCAGGTGCGACTGGGTGAGGGCTTGCGCGAGTTGCTGATCGGCGATGGCGGCGAGGTTGCTGGTGTGGTGCTTGAGAGTGGTGAACAGATAGCGGCGCGTCGTGGTGTGGTCTTGGCCAGCGGGGGATTCGACCACAATGCTGCGATGCGGGCGCATTATCACCGGAAGCCTGCCAGCGCCGATCTTTCGTTGGGGGCAACGGCCAACACCGGCGACGGTATCAACGCGGCGCTCGAGGTGGGTGCGGCGCTGGACTTGATGGACGACGCCTGGTGGGCACCGTCGATTCCGTTGCCGAACGGGCCATGGTTTGCCCTCGCGGAACGGTCTCTTCCGCGCAGCATCCTGGTCAACAGTCGTGGGGTCCGGTTTATGAACGAGTCACTGCCCTATGTGGAGGCCACTCATGCCATGTTTGGTGGCCCGCACGGTAGTGGGGACGGGCCGGCGAAGAATCTGCCGGCATGGATGATCTTCGACCAGGGATATCGTGATCGATACGTCTTCGCCGGGCGTCCGGCGAAGACTCCGCTACCGCAGAAGTGGTTCGACAGCGGTGCCCTCGTCCGAGCCGATTCGATCCCCGCCCTGGCCGACCGGATCGGCCTCCCGGCAGGCGAGTTGGAAGCGACCATCGCCCGGTTCAACGGGTTTGCGCGCGACGGAGTGGATCGTGACTTCGGTCGGGGAGAGTCGGCCTACGACCACTACTATGGCGATATCACCAACAAGCCCAACCCCGGCCTGGGGGAGATCGTCAAACCGCCGTTCTACGCGGCGGAAATCGTGCCCGCCGACCTGGGGACCAAGGGTGGTGTTCTGACTGATGAGCGGGCGCGTGTACTGCGGGATGACGGGACGGTGATCGACCGGCTCTATGCGGCGGGAAATGTTTCGGCCGCAGTGATGGGGCATACCTATGCAGGCCCTGGTGCCACGATTGGACCGGCGATCGTGTTCGGCTACGTGGCTGCGTGTGATCTGGTCGGCGCTGGTTAATCTGGTCGGCGCTGGTTGATCGGGTCGACGCATCGGGTCCTGCCCGGAGCTGACTGTCGGTGCCGAACCATCCGGCGGTCAGTCGGGTCAGTCCAATCAGTTCTCAATGTCGGCGATCACGAATCGAGCAGCCCGCATAAAGCGCTCGGCGAACTCGGTGTAGCGGGCATGCCCCAGGCCGGCCTGCAACGTCGCGCCGTTGATCGCGATAGTCAACGCGTCGAGTCGGTCTTCGGTGGCGTGGTCGCCCAACGCTGCGGCCAGTTGATCGGCGATCGTGTGACCCACGCGCTCGCGGACGCGGCGCACCGATTGGTCGTCGCTCAACAGGGCTGCAGTGGATGAGCGACTCAAGTCGGGGTCATCGGCGAGAAGCGCCCCGAAGGAGGTGAATACCTGCTTGAGGCGATCGGCCGGCAAGTCGCCGACGATGTGCTGGCCACCCCACTGGTCGACCAGGCGCGCGAATGCCTCGGCAATGACGTGTTGTTTGGAGGAGAAGTATCCGTAGGTGGTCGCGTGGGTGATCCCAGCTCGACGAGAAACGTCGCGCATGGACAAGCGGTCGTAGCCCACGTCGTGGAGGGCCTGCACTGCTGCGGTCACGATTCGATCGGCGGTGTCTGGTACCGGCCCGCCTCTGCCGACGGCCGAATGTCCGGCGCGCTTAGGAGGGTCGGATTCTGATGCTGCCACGGTGCAGATCCTAGTCAAGCCGCTTGACAGGTGGCTAGTTTACAGGCGTATAGTTTACGGCAGTCAACTGTCTGGTGATGTGTCCAGGCATTCGTCCACAGCACGGTGAAAGGTAGTGGTGGTCATGGCCTTCGATCGCAGTGAACTCGACAGCATGCGACAGCGGTGGGAGCAGGCGAACGTCGAGGTAGAAGAGGCAGGTGATTGGCGTCCGCTGGCCGAGTTCTATACCGCCGACGCGACCTACGGCTGGAACTATGGACCCGGCTGGGACTTTATGGCGGTGGGCCGCGATGAAATTCGTGACTACGCCGTCGGATATGAGATGGACGGGCTAGAGGGGTGGACATACCCCTATCAGACCTGGGTGATCGATGAGCGCACCGGAGACATGATCGGTCTGTGGAAGCAAGTCTTCACCGCCCACCGTCCGGATGGCACCCCCTATGCGCTTGAGGGTGTACAAGGCAGCTGGTTCAAATACGCGGGTGACTTCACCTTTGGTTGGCAGCGAGACTTCTTCGACTATGGCAACGTGACCGCCCTGTACACCGAGATGCTGAATGCTGGAGTTGCCACAGCAGGGATGCACAAGCGCATCGAGCGCGTACTCGACGCTGCGGAGAGGCGCGAGCCGTTGCCGGGTTGGTACAAACTGGGTCAGGCCCCCGTGCCCTTCTGGTAGTCGCCGAGACCGATCGAGCTGTTGGCGCCGGCCCGAGCGCCGGCGATTGCTCAGACGTCGCGCAGTAGCGCGACCAACGCGTCGAGGTCGGCCGAGTACGACGACGCCGACGGCGTCCCGAACCCGACGATCAGCCCGTAGCGGGGTTCGTCGGTGGCCGCGGGGTGGGCGAAGAAGGACAACGGGGTGATGCTGATCTCGCGCGCCGAAGCCGCGGCGATCAGTGCCGATTCACGCTGTGCCGTCGTCGGGACTACCACGTGCAGGCCGCCCGCCACGCCGGAGACGGCCGCGCCGATCTCGTCGAGCCGCGCGACCAACTGGTCGCGGCGGCGACGGTAGAACTGGCGGGTCCGCCGGATGTGGCGGTCGTAGGCGCCGGAGTCGATCATCTCGGCGAGGACGAGCTGGTCCACGATGCTGGCGTCAGGTTCGCGGATGCCCTTGGCCCACGCGACCCGGTCGACGAGTCGGGGTGGCAGGACCAGCCAGCCGATGCGCACCGAGGGCGACAGCGTCTTGCTCACCGAGCCGGCGTAGACCACGACGTCGGGGCCGAGTGCTTGCAGGGCGCCGACCCGGTCGCGGTCGTAGCGGTACTCGCCGTCGTAGTCGTCTTCGACGACGAG
Proteins encoded:
- a CDS encoding PepSY-associated TM helix domain-containing protein — encoded protein: MFRPLLPLIRRLHFYAGILIAPFLLVATVSGGLYALAPTAEQFVYRDLLHSDSAGPPHTIADQVAAVRATHDAVTVTAVDAAAAPGQTTRVYLADDSLGDSQRRTVFVDPGSARILGETVTYGSNGALPLRTWIDHLHRDLHLGDAGRLYSETAASWLWVVALGGLVLWIARFRTRRRNTGESWWRVGTVARSGTRRTRTLNWHGAVGLWLVVGLVFLSATGLTWSRYAGENIAELRSQLSWQRPSLPTVLPVAHQHHTGAHPGGEAPTPSAPTPSAPTIVEDRLDAITTIARDHGVDGRVEISLPTDPSDAVTVTQTRLPWRYSSNAVAIDPTTLAVTAELPFASWSWPAKLTDWAIQLHMGILFGWVSALALVILAAALTTVIVRGYLMWWRRGPATRPGRAPSRGTWRTAVASSGWGTRLGFAALVATTAAVGWFVPLLGIPLAAFLVGDALIGRVRDRSPVR
- the trhA gene encoding PAQR family membrane homeostasis protein TrhA codes for the protein MVTEIPTPAHLESKPRMRGVIHQYSAWISTLAVAAIVIGAAQLKGVGAALACAIYGITVFGLFTISATYHRHKWGSERAAMLMKRADHSMIFLFIAGSYTPFSYLALPSPTRWWVLGIVWSGAIAGMVLKIAWPQAPRWLGVALYIGLGWVIVAKASTLIEYSGGLVISLLVLGGVLYSVGGVLYALRWPNPWPQTFGHHEFFHACTVVAAIAHYTAIWLLLLH
- a CDS encoding isoprenyl transferase; its protein translation is MKLIPDTLRTPMYAVYERRLAQLLDRERLPKHVAIICDGNRRWAREAGFEDVSHGHRVGAARIADMLSWCDELGIGTVTIYLLSTENLQRPSEELDALMEIVPDIVDEISAPGRGWRVRLVGNIDQLPAVAAQRLKAAADRTVRHDDRLNVNVAVGYGGRQEIVDAVRDLLAERIAGGASGDELIEAVTVDAIDRNLYTKGQPDPDLVIRTSGEQRLSGFLLWQSAYSEIWFTDAYWPEFRRVDFLRALRDFGARNRRFGR
- a CDS encoding TetR/AcrR family transcriptional regulator: MRRSIDSAALQLFAENGYRSVTTDQIAEAAGVSPSTYYRHVPSKEDLVLGPIRASSAAIVERFADIDASTPEDDLITAIRDQTQAMNDLEARRWRTIITGAPDILDRVHLITDNDRDALIAIAAHRLGRGADDWHAGVLVATVLAVVEYGYRRWMTATDQTPLIDYLDTALTARTG
- the kstD gene encoding 3-oxosteroid 1-dehydrogenase, with amino-acid sequence MESNYQFDVVVVGSGAAGMTAAITAARGGLEVVLVEKSERWGGSTARSGGGIWIPGNDDLLGHAGADDIEDARRYLHALADDVVDPLRIDTYIDRGPEALRALCSWTPLKLMWVDGYSDYLPELPGGRAAGRSVEPKPFDTRVLGADYETMEPFYTKTPLNVVVAQGDYKWLSTGTRHWRGPVRMTKVAARTVLARLRGKRLVGLGGALVGPLMIGVRAAGVQVRLGEGLRELLIGDGGEVAGVVLESGEQIAARRGVVLASGGFDHNAAMRAHYHRKPASADLSLGATANTGDGINAALEVGAALDLMDDAWWAPSIPLPNGPWFALAERSLPRSILVNSRGVRFMNESLPYVEATHAMFGGPHGSGDGPAKNLPAWMIFDQGYRDRYVFAGRPAKTPLPQKWFDSGALVRADSIPALADRIGLPAGELEATIARFNGFARDGVDRDFGRGESAYDHYYGDITNKPNPGLGEIVKPPFYAAEIVPADLGTKGGVLTDERARVLRDDGTVIDRLYAAGNVSAAVMGHTYAGPGATIGPAIVFGYVAACDLVGAG
- a CDS encoding TetR/AcrR family transcriptional regulator; translation: MTAAVQALHDVGYDRLSMRDVSRRAGITHATTYGYFSSKQHVIAEAFARLVDQWGGQHIVGDLPADRLKQVFTSFGALLADDPDLSRSSTAALLSDDQSVRRVRERVGHTIADQLAAALGDHATEDRLDALTIAINGATLQAGLGHARYTEFAERFMRAARFVIADIEN
- a CDS encoding nuclear transport factor 2 family protein encodes the protein MAFDRSELDSMRQRWEQANVEVEEAGDWRPLAEFYTADATYGWNYGPGWDFMAVGRDEIRDYAVGYEMDGLEGWTYPYQTWVIDERTGDMIGLWKQVFTAHRPDGTPYALEGVQGSWFKYAGDFTFGWQRDFFDYGNVTALYTEMLNAGVATAGMHKRIERVLDAAERREPLPGWYKLGQAPVPFW